The genomic region TACTTCAGGATGATTAGCTGCAATGGCATTAGCAATTTCCTTTAATAAAGTAGTTTTTCCTGTTTTAGGAGGAGCAACGATCATTCCTCTTTGTCCTTTTCCTATAGGAGTAAAAAGATCTACAATTCTTGTAGAAAGAGTTGCATTTTTTTCGGCTAATTTAAATTTTTCATTTGGAAATAATGGAGTCAAATGCTCAAAGGAATCTCTATCTCTGACAAAAGAAGGAGATCTACCATTAATTTCAAGAATTTTAATAAGTGGAAAATATTTTTCACCATCTTTAGGTGGACGAACTTCTCCTCTGATTGTATCTCCTGTTTTCATTCCAAAAAGTCTGATTTGAGATTGAGAAACATAAATATCATCAGGAGATGATAAATAATTGAAATCGGAAGACCTTAAAAATCCGTAATTTTCTGGCATAATTTCCAATACTCCTTCACTTATGATTATTCCTTCAAATTCGTATTCAGGAGTCCTATATTTATTGGAAGAAATTTTTTGTGATCCTACTCCTTCTGTTCCATGAGGTAATGACGCATTTTTTCCTTCAAATCTGTCATTTTTTTTCCAATTATAAAAATTTTGATGTTTTTTATAAAATTTCGTGGTTTCTTCTGAAGGTTTAGAATTAGAGACTTTTAAATGTTCTTGAGAAAACAGTTTTTTTTGACTATTTATATTTTTTTTTTCTAAAAATGAATTTTTAGATTCAGTACTTTTTCGCATTTTAAATCCTTTCTTTAAAGGGTTATCCCTTTTTGGGAATGTAGAAACATTTTTATTATTATTGAAAATAGAAATAATTTTTTCCAGGAGTTCGTTTTTGCGTAATTGTGTGCATTTTTTTAATCCTGATGAACGAGCAATCTCCTGTAATTCAAAAAGTTTCTTACTTTTTAATTCAGTAATATCAAACATAAAGTAATTGGGTTTTATATGTATTCTTGGTAAGTAATATACTTTTTAGTATAATAACTTAATGAAAAATAACTTAGAAACGATAAATACAATTATACAAAAAATTAATTTGAACTTTCAATAAAAAACAAAAATTACAAAAAATTATATTATTATGTTATATAGAATACAAACATTATACTTACTTATTTCTGTTTTTATTTATTCTGTTTTCATATANTATGTTTATTTT from Blattabacterium cuenoti harbors:
- the rho gene encoding transcription termination factor Rho — its product is MFDITELKSKKLFELQEIARSSGLKKCTQLRKNELLEKIISIFNNNKNVSTFPKRDNPLKKGFKMRKSTESKNSFLEKKNINSQKKLFSQEHLKVSNSKPSEETTKFYKKHQNFYNWKKNDRFEGKNASLPHGTEGVGSQKISSNKYRTPEYEFEGIIISEGVLEIMPENYGFLRSSDFNYLSSPDDIYVSQSQIRLFGMKTGDTIRGEVRPPKDGEKYFPLIKILEINGRSPSFVRDRDSFEHLTPLFPNEKFKLAEKNATLSTRIVDLFTPIGKGQRGMIVAPPKTGKTTLLKEIANAIAANHPEVYLIILLIDERPEEVTDMQRNVKGEVIASTFDEPADRHVKVANIVLQKAKRMVECSHDVVILLDSITRLARAYNTVAPASGKVLSGGVDANALHRPKRFFGAARNIENGGSLSIIATAMIDTGSKMDEVIFEEFKGTGNKELQLDRKIANKRIYPAIDLVSSSTRKDDLLLDTNTLQRMWILRKHLSDMNPVEAMEFLRSRMARTQNNEEFLISMNG